The following coding sequences lie in one Aspergillus puulaauensis MK2 DNA, chromosome 3, nearly complete sequence genomic window:
- a CDS encoding lipase family protein (COG:I;~EggNog:ENOG410Q1V5;~InterPro:IPR002921,IPR029058;~PFAM:PF01764;~SECRETED:SignalP(1-15);~go_process: GO:0006629 - lipid metabolic process [Evidence IEA]) — translation MHLLLFFSAIWLVHCTVPPNLTGREISPLLLTDLTLLSQYSAAASCRENFNASAAGSPVYCAAEYCPLIEAANTEILYAFSGILPGDTTGYIAADHTNSLLVVSFRDTMSDVNRNTYLEFGQLDITSTCPGCRAHKGFWYAATAVNRALRRFIWLARLTHPGYRLAVTGHSLGGAIATIYAVHLRGDRIGVDLYTFGAPSVGNYALANFTTEGEQDRGTNYRVTHLDDEIPKVLYRASREPVLSLFMPEYSQLAPEYWITSTNGKDVAVGDVQVIDGVNSEEGNLGVGWGNLKDHSWYLGSTNVC, via the exons AtgcatctccttctcttcttcagcgcaaTATGGCTAGTTCATTGCACTGTTCCTCCGAACCTTACTGGTAGAG AAATCTCTCCTTTGCTCCTCACCGACCTTACCCTTCTCTCCCAGTACTCTGCTGCCGCAAGCTGCAGGGAAAACTTCAacgcttctgctgctgggtctCCTGTGTACTGCGCCGCCGAGTACTGTCCACTCATCGAAGCCGCCAACACAGAGATCCTCTACGCATTCTCTGG CATTCTACCCGGTGATACAACAGGCTATATAGCCGCCGACCACACAAACtcgctcctcgtcgtctccttcCGCGACACCATGTCCGACGTAAACCGCAACACTTATCTCGAATTCGGGCAACTAGACATAACCTCCACGTGCCCAGGATGCCGCGCACATAAGGGGTTCTGGTATGCAGCTACGGCTGTAAATAGGGCGTTGAGAAGGTTTATATGGCTTGCGAGGCTTACGCACCCGGGGTATAGACTTGCCGTGACGGGACATAGTCTGGGGGGAGCCATTGCGACGATCTATGCCGTCCATTTGAGGGGGGATCGGATTGGGGTCGATTTG TATACGTTCGGCGCGCCTTCGGTTGGGAACTATGCTCTCGCCAATTTCACCACGGAGGGGGAACAGGACCGAGGGACTAACTACCGTGTGACGCATCTAGATGATGAAATCCCGAAGGTGCTGTATCGTGCTTCGAGAGAGCCGGTTCTCAGCTTGTTTATGCCCGAGTATAGCCAGTTGGCACCGGAGTACTGGATTACGTCTACCAATGGGAAGGATGTTGCAGTGGGAGATGTGCAGGTTATCGATGGTGTGAATAGCGAAGAGGGGAACTTGGGCGTAGGATGGGGTAATTTGAAGGATCATTCGTGGTATCTGGGGAGTACGAACGTTTGTTGA
- a CDS encoding uncharacterized protein (CAZy:GT34;~COG:S;~EggNog:ENOG410PR8D;~InterPro:IPR029044,IPR008630;~TransMembrane:1 (i82-100o);~go_component: GO:0016021 - integral component of membrane [Evidence IEA];~go_function: GO:0016757 - transferase activity, transferring glycosyl groups [Evidence IEA]): protein MASGMQPTIMESASAFPRAPNFLPLACPPRASSSPLFLSPGEWNVARFSRVTWGLLLYTYSQHTMNKGLQNRPRGFFKQKPILRLLVALVALFSLVHLFSKYPHATLLNNTPRATVGKVMMIYGNNPVYERAVETHKEHCRRLGYPLFILRREVLDGVWNKLAYLISLIVQELEKPEHQRLEWLYWIDSDTILMNPNMRLETFLPPPHITNVHILFSRDWNGMNAGVFPIRVHPWSIQLLSAAIGYPYTNPEETLTWAEQTAMVKLLAERDYFAQSAVYVPLRWFNAYMRSPDGESLNTDSNENLQVHPGDLLVHFPGTPRESFNDTLSPYLAIAEQHRSEWEVSLEKSGYAQETARFWSKYGIEHGFELPDVPRTQEISHARRV, encoded by the exons ATGGCATCCGGCATGCAGCCAACCATTATGGAGTCAGCTTCGGCCTTCCCACGAGCTCCCAACTTCTTGCCGCTCGCCTGTCCTCCTCGtgcctcctcatctcctctcTTTCTATCGCCTGGGGAATGGAATGTCGCTCGCTTCTCTCGCGTTACGTGGGGTCTATTGCTGTATACCTATTCGCAGCACACCATGAACAAAGGACTCCAAAACCGCCCGCGGGGCTTTTTTAAGCAGAAGCCTATTCTGCGACTACTGGTCGCGCTCGTCgcactcttctccttggtccATTTGTTCTCTAAATACC CCCATGCCACTCTACTTAATAACACACCTCGAGCAACAGTCGGCaaggtgatgatgatctACGGCAACAACCCCGTTTACGAGCGCGCAGTCGAGACACACAAGGAGCATTGTCGCCGACTTGGCTATCCTCTCTTCATATTACGGAGAGAAGTCCTCGATGGTGTCTGGAACAAATTGGCGTATCTTATTTCCCTCATAGTACAGGAGTTAGAGAAGCCCGAGCACCAGCGATTGGAGTGGCTATA TTGGATCGACAGTGATACAATCCTTATGAATCCCAATATGAGATTGGAAACATTTCTCCCTCCGCCCCATATCACCAACGTGCACATCTTGTTCTCCAGGGACTGGAACGGAATGAATGCTGGGGTCTTTCCGATCCGCGTCCACCCCTGGTCCATACAACTGCTATCTGCGGCCATCGGCTACCCCTATACAAACCCCGAGGAAACTCTCACATGGGCGGAGCAAACGGCCATGGTGAAGCTTTTAGCCGAACGCGACTACTTTGCTCAATCCGCCGTGTATGTGCCTTTGCGGTGGTTCAACGCATACATGCGCTCTCCGGATGGGGAGTCTCTGAATACAGACTCGAACGAAAATCTTCAAGTTCACCCTGGGGATCTCCTAGTCCACTTCCCTGGTACTCCGCGCGAAAGTTTTAACGATACTTTGAGTCCGTATTTGGCCATCGCTGAGCAACATCGAAGCGAATGGGAGGTTTCTCTGGAGAAATCTGGATACGCTCAAGAAACGGCCAGGTTCTGGAGTAAGTACGGTATTGAGCATGGTTTTGAATTGCCGGACGTGCCACGTACCCAGGAAATTTCGCATGCTCGTCGAGTCTAA
- the GNT1_2 gene encoding N-acetylglucosaminyltransferase (COG:G;~EggNog:ENOG410PIS8;~InterPro:IPR029044,IPR030518;~go_component: GO:0005794 - Golgi apparatus [Evidence IEA];~go_function: GO:0008375 - acetylglucosaminyltransferase activity [Evidence IEA];~go_process: GO:0006487 - protein N-linked glycosylation [Evidence IEA]): protein MSSIVSRVMNAVTAAIALLLLVQVLTLLQLPTRFPTPGFLPSSARSSNKFVPAEDWSRFAYVQYATDEVDLCNSVLIFEALHRLEAMPDRVLIYPSSLLDGEGDSSFESHLLRKARDEYSVKLVPIDDHHNVVWEKDYPKLLAFNQTEYDRVLVLDSDSTVLQSMDELFLGPPSPIAMPRAYWLHPDSTVLTPLLLLAEPSHEFDRITKAATKAGHDEYDINIMEDLYGSNFLALPHRQYALLSSEFRSVTHDAYFGGQREEWDPEKAIDEAKLVHFADWPAPKPWDRIEDDTLDEYQPHCESSPDTGEEGDCRARDIWLWLYGDFTNRRRDICGLRTVSVTKVESS, encoded by the exons ATGTCTTCCATCGTGTCCAGAGTAATGAACGCTGTAACGGCAGCCatcgcccttctcctcctggtACAGGTACTAACGCTGCTGCAATTACCAACCCGATTTCCGACCCCGGGCTTTCTACCGTCGAGCGCGCGGTCATCCAACAAGTTCGTCCCCGCGGAAGACTGGTCTCGCTTCGCCTACGTCCAATATGCCACAGACGAGGTTGACCTGTGCAACTCGGTCCTGATCTTCGAGGCTCTTCATCGACTAGAAGCAATGCCAGACCGAGTTTTAATATACCCAAGCAGCCTTTTAGACGGGGAGGGCGATTCTTCATTTGAGAGTCATCTGCTTCGTAAAGCACGCGATGAATATAGTGTGAAGCTGGTGCCCATCGACGACCACCATAACG TCGTCTGGGAAAAGGACTACCCAAAGCTTCTTGCGTTTAATCAGACTGAATATGACCGCGTGCTAGTCCTAGACTCGGATTCCACTGTCCTCCAG TCCATGGACGAGTTATTCTTGGGCCCACCCTCTCCCATCGCCATGCCCAGGGCCTACTGGCTTCACCCCGATAGTACCGTGCTCACACCCCTACTGCTCCTCGCCGAACCATCCCACGAGTTCGACCGCATCACGAAAGCAGCCACCAAAGCAGGCCATGATGAGTACGACATTAATATCATGGAGGATCTATACGGAAGCAATTTCCTTGCTCTCCCCCACCGGCAGTACGCGCTATTAAGCAGTGAATTCCGGTCTGTGACCCACGATGCCTACTTCGGCGGCcagagggaggagtgggatcCAGAGAAGGCCATAGATGAAGCAAAACTAGTCCATTTCGCTGACTGGCCCGCCCCAAAG CCCTGGGACAGAATAGAGGACGATACACTTGACGAATATCAACCGCATTGCGAGAGCAGCCCAGACACCGGTGAGGAAGGTGATTGCCGGGCACGCGACATCTGGCTATGGCTGTACGGCGATTTTACTAACCGGCGAAGG GACATCTGTGGCTTGAGGACTGTTTCAGTGACTAAGGTGGAATCTTCATAA
- the GRE2_1 gene encoding methylglyoxal reductase (NADPH-dependent) gre2 (COG:V;~EggNog:ENOG410PJT2;~InterPro:IPR036291,IPR001509;~PFAM:PF07993,PF01370;~go_function: GO:0003824 - catalytic activity [Evidence IEA]), with protein sequence MATRRDSNQGHGQHVLLTGANGFVASYILLKLIERGFTVTATVRSQDKVDDILRTHPEWKGKANFAIVADFTSQQPFDEIFESAKVPFTFIIHAASPLKFDVQDIEKEMIEPATKGTSEMLKSALRHQGTHLKRFVLLGSAVSVLNSFEDMSREGRPYTEKDWNPVTAKHAIDRQDTVLGYNASKTQAEHAAWDFMEQNKPAFDLAVINPDITIGPMIHPIDGPESINQTNRFAIASFIDGTHETIEDVRFPFYHFVDVRDVAQGAVDALTNPAAGGQRILLVSGLITPQLVVNTIRKHFPTLRDRVPKGLVGRILPEGVQPTDWSKNTSLNILSKGTPDEQGRWRHIELEQSIKDTVQSMIDLGLV encoded by the exons atgGCAACCCGCCGCGACTCCAACCAAGGCCACGGCCAGCATGTTCTACTGACTGGCGCAAACGGCTTCGTTGCCTCTTATATCCTATTAAAACTGATCGAG CGTGGGTTCACCGTGACTGCCACAGTACGATCGCAGGACAAAGTCGACGACATCCTCAGGACACATCCGGAATGGAAGGGCAAAGCCAACTTTGCGATCGTCGCCGACTTCACCTCGCAGCAACCCTTTGACGAAATCTTCGAAAGTGCAAAAGTCCCCTTCACGTTCATCATCCACGCGGCATCGCCCTTGAAGTTCGATGTccaggatatcgagaaggaaATGATCGAGCCTGCCACTAAGGG AACATCAGAAATGCTCAAAAGCGCCCTACGACACCAAGGCACACACCTAAAACgcttcgtcctcctcggcagcgCCGTCTCAGTCCTGAACTCGTTCGAGGACATGTCCCGCGAGGGCCGCCCCTACACCGAGAAAGACTGGAACCCCGTAACAGCCAAACACGCGATCGACCGCCAGGACACGGTGCTGGGGTACAATGCCTCCAAGACGCAGGCAGAGCACGCGGCGTGGGATTTCATGGAGCAGAATAAACCGGCGTTTGATCTTGCGGTGATTAACCCGGATATTACGATCGGTCCCATGATTCATCCCATCGATGGGCCCGAGTCGATTAACCAGACGAATCGGTTTGCGATTGCCAGTTTTATTGATGGCACGCATGAGACGATTGAGGATGTGCGGTTTCCGTTTTATCATTTT GTCGACGTCCGCGACGTCGCACAAGGCGCTGTTGACGCCCTAACCAATCCCGCAGCAGGAGGGCAGCGGATTCTACTCGTCTCCGGACTAATCACGCCGCAACTGGTCGTGAATACGATCCGAAAGCATTTCCCCACGCTAAGGGACCGGGTTCCCAAAGGGCTCGTCGGGCGGATATTGCCGGAAGGGGTCCAGCCAACAGACTGGAGTAAGAATACTAGTCTGAATATCCTTTCCAAGGGGACACCGGACGAACAGGGTCGGTGGAGGCATATTGAGCTAGAGCAGAGTATCAAGGATACGGTACAATCAATGATTGATCTGGGTCTTGTGTGA
- a CDS encoding uncharacterized protein (COG:E,G;~EggNog:ENOG410PIK3;~InterPro:IPR000620;~PFAM:PF00892;~TransMembrane:10 (i56-73o93-111i118-136o148-168i175-193o205-229i241-260o272-290i297-319o331-349i);~go_component: GO:0016020 - membrane [Evidence IEA];~go_component: GO:0016021 - integral component of membrane [Evidence IEA]), producing the protein MIYSPQNSDHRYEETILTAEKDLSVSSISSVDEYDADLKKPVEDNEEVPLNRNARFLIWTALNVASTVGIVFTNKSIMSDVSFSNRQVSLACYHFFITGATLWIASFRFFGAFVPKPISLIQMTPIAAAMAIQVVLQNLSLAHSSVMFHQLARLLLTPVVALLNYVLFRVKIPRAALLPLVLLCSGVGVVTYYDSLPAAENGSTTTAHGVIFALTAVCASSIYTVWIGYYHKRYELSSMQLLLNQAPISACLLLCAIPWAEASPAVSSVQTSMWSMVLLSGLLACMVNLSQFYIVDAAGAVSGAVIGQLKTCIIVGLGWASSNHVIPRESVLGIIMALVGMSMYMNIVLKNR; encoded by the exons ATGATTTATTCACCCCAGAACTCAGACCACCGCTATGAAGAGACCATTCTTACCGCCGAGAAGGATCTCTCGGTATCGTCCATCTCGTCCGTGGACGAGTACGACGCCGACTTGAAGAAGCCGGTGGAGGATAATGAGGAGGTGCCATTAAATCGCAATGCGCGCTTTTTAATATGGACTGCCTTGAATGTTGCCTCGACAGTTGGCATT GTATTCACAAATAAATCCATCATGTCCGATGTCTCGTTCAGCAACCGCCAAGTTTCCCTCGCTTGTTATCATTTTTTTATCACGGGCGCGACATTATGGATCGCTTCCTTTCGTTTCTTCGGCGCCTTTGTCCCTAAACCCATCAGTCTCATACAAATGACCCCCATTGCAGCCGCCATGGCCATCCAAGTCGTACTACAAAACCTGTCGCTCGCGCACTCCTCGGTCATGTTCCACCAGCTAGCGCGCCTCCTCTTAACACCAGTGGTGGCGCTGCTTAATTACGTGCTTTTCCGAGTCAAAATTCCTCGCGCAGCGCTTCTGCCATTGGTTCTGCTGTGCTCTGGCGTCGGTGTCGTCACATACTATGATTCACTTCCTGCAGCGGAGAATGGAAGCACCACCACAGCGCACGGTGTAATTTTTGCGCTGACAGCCGTCTGCGCCAGTTCAATCTATACCGTCTGGATCGGGTATTACCATAAACGGTATGAACTGAGCAGCATGCAGTTGCTTCTGAACCAGGCACCTATCAGCGCGTGCTTGCTCCTGTGCGCTATTCCGTGGGCGGAGGCAAGTCCTGCTGTGTCGTCTGTCCAGACATCAATGTGGAGCATGGTGTTGCTG AGCGGCCTACTCGCCTGCATGGTGAATTTGTCCCAGTTTTACATCGTCGACGCCGCTGGGGCCGTCAGCGGCGCAGTCATTGGACAGCTCAAAACCTGCATTATTGtagggctgggctgggcgTCGAGCAACCACGTCATCCCGCGCGAGAGCGTGTTGGGTATTATCATGGCATTGGTAGGGATGAGCAT GTATATGAATATTGTCCTTAAgaatagataa
- a CDS encoding uncharacterized protein (CAZy:GT25;~COG:O;~EggNog:ENOG410Q1W7): MTTPHLREMGHLSILFASMFTMTRFKPIKLAVAVFCTCVALAFLFNKQDGYHSTRKLIHAGRSRLENAMFERIKNETLGFQHIYAIGLKERTDKHDSLSLTASVSGMKVEWLEGVRPGDVSQKALPQGMNQPDIPYTVVLCWRAHMNALRSVVENRYATALIMEDDADWDVSIRPQLREIARGVRELSDNHKAPRKEPYGTNWDLLWIGGCATLQGKNETELYAIPDDPTTVDVSRRGPWEGPIGPTDDWKKQHPEVSIDSTRFVFRAGHGCCLYGYAVTYEGARKILAALSLERSAEVDNSLGDLCGGKNGRQQIRCFGVYPNVIGTFKPAGPNSRSSDIQNYTTDEWREAESWNMVYSTRMNLQRLLSGEETVYSQWNTSFIPWSKGEIKPRELQYPRGYLVG; encoded by the exons ATGACAACTCCCCATCTGCGTGAGATGGGGCATCTTTCGATCCTCTTCGCATCCATGTTCACGATGACTCGCTTCAAGCCAATCAAGTTGGCGGTAGCGGTATTCTGTACTTGCGTGGCCCTTGCCTTTCTCTTCAACAAGCAGGATGGCTACCACTCGACCAGAAAGTTGATCCACGCCGGCAGATCTCGCCTAGAAAATGCGATGTTCGAGCGAATAAAAAACGAGACATTAGGG TTTCAGCACATTTATGCCATTGGACTCAAGGAACGCACTGATAAGCATGATTCGCTCTCCTTGACAGCCTCGGTATCGGGGATGAAGGTCGAATGGCTAGAGGGCGTTCGACCGGGCGACGTATCACAGAAAGCCCTTCCACAG GGAATGAATCAACCGGACATACCCTACACTGTCGTCTTATGTTGGCGCGCACACATGAATGCACTGCGCAG TGTGGTTGAAAATAGATACGCGACAGCTCTCATAATGGAGGACGATGCCGATTGGGACGTGTCCATCAGGCCTCAACTGCGTGAGATCGCTCGAGGGGTTCGCGAGCTTTCCGACAATCATAAAGCACCAAGAAAAGAGCCGTACGGCACCAACTGGGATCTTCTTTGGATTGGAGGGTGTGCCACGTTGCAAGGGAAGAACGAAACGGAACTATATGCGATTCCCGACGATCCCACTACTGTCGATGTCTCCCGAAGGGGTCCATGGGAGGGGCCAATTGGGCCAACTGACGACTGGAAAAAGCAGCACCCAGAGGTTTCTATCGACTCAACGCGGTTTGTCTTTCGGGCAGGCCATGGTTGCTGTTTGTATGGATATGCAGTGACCTATGAAGGGGCACGAAAGATCCTTGCGGCTCTTTCGCTCGAACGGAGTGCGGAGGTGGACAATTCTCTGGGCGATCTCTGTGGTGGTAAAAACGGTCGGCAGCAGATCCGCTGTTTCGGAGTGTACCCCAACGTCATTGGCACCTTTAAGCCGGCTGGGCCTAACTCACGATCGTCGGATATCCAGAACTACACAACGGACGAGTGGCGAGAGGCGGAGTCGTGGAATATGGTGTATAGCACGCGGATGAACCTGCAGCGGCTGCTTTCGGGCGAGGAGACGGTGTATTCGCAGTGGAACACCTCGTTTATCCCATGGTCCAAGGGGGAGATCAAGCCACGGGAGTTGCAGTATCCGAGGGGGTATTTGGTGGGGTAG
- a CDS encoding alpha-glucosidase (CAZy:GH13;~COG:G;~EggNog:ENOG410PGUZ;~InterPro:IPR017853,IPR006047,IPR013780;~PFAM:PF00128;~go_function: GO:0003824 - catalytic activity [Evidence IEA];~go_process: GO:0005975 - carbohydrate metabolic process [Evidence IEA]), which produces MGSLSAPVKPPSDIHRAWWKESSVYQIWPASFKDSNDDGVGDIPGIISKLDYIRDLGIDIVWLCPSYKSPQVDMGYDIADYYSIADEYGTVADVEKLIKGCHDRGMKLLMDLVVNHTSDQNEWFKKSRSSKDSEFRDWYVWRPPRFDENGNRQPPNNWVSHFQGSAWEFDEPTGEYYLHLYATEQPDLNWENPAVRKAVHDIVRFWLDKGADGFRMDVINFISKDQAFPDAPNQDKDAVWQWGDKYYANGPRLHEYLQGVGKILKEYDTFSVGEMPFVKDTNEVLKAVRYDRDEINMIFNFEHVDIDHAPYGNKFKPGSWKLTDLKEFFERWQVFMYNNGGWNALYWENHDQPRSIDRYVNPPQALRQTAGKMLATVLALHSGSPFVYQGQEIGMGNVPVEWGMEEYKDIDCLNHWKGLLETKKFDTEAQTIARQEYQKKSRDNGRTPVQWSAAPNGGFTGANVKPWMSVNPEYSQVNAEDQVKDPESLYHYWNSVLTLRKKYLDIFVYGNYELVDRDSQEIYAYTRAYDTSKALVLANWTDHDLSWNSAAQKIDKVKEVLLDSYESASAAQGRFSGAQWTLRPYEAVVILLE; this is translated from the exons ATGGGCTCGTTATCGGCACCCGTCAAACCCCCCAGCGACATCCACCGCGCCTGGTGGAAGGAAAGCTCCGTCTACCAGATATGGCCTGCATCCTTCAAGGACTCCAACGATGATGGCGTCGGCGATATCCCCGGCATCATCTCGAAGCTCGACTATATTCGTGACCTCGGCATCGATATTGTCTGGCTATGCCCGTCCTACAAGTCACCCCAGGTAGATATGGGGTACGACATTGCGGACTACTACAGCATCGCAGACGAATATGGTACGGTCGCAGATGTTGAGAAGTTGATCAAAGGCTGTCACGACAGGGGGATGAAACTCCTGATGGACTTGGTAGTGAACCATACTAGTGACCAGAATGAATGGTTCAAGAAGTCGCGCAGCTCGAAAGATAGCGAGTTTCGCGATTGGTATGTTTGGAGGCCACCCCGTTTCGACGAGAATGGGAACCGGCAGCCCCCGAACAACTGGGTGTCTCATTTTCAAG GGAGTGCCTGGGAGTTTGATGAGCCAACAGGAGAATACTATCTACATTTATACGCCACCGAACAGCCTGATTTGAACTGGGAGAACCCCGCCGTAAGAAAAGCAGTTCATGATATTGTGCGCTTCTGGCTCGATAAAGGAGCAGATGGTTTCCGTATGGATGTCATCAACTTCATCAGCAAGGACCAGGCGTTCCCTGACGCGCCAAACCAGGATAAAGATGCCGTGTGGCAGTGGGGTGACAAGTACTACGCGAATGGCCCTCGTCTTCATGAATATCTGCAGGGGGTTGGAAAGATCCTTAAGGAGTATGACACATTCAGTGTTGGCGAGATGCCTTTCGTTAAGGACACCAACGAAGTGCTAAAAGCCGTGCGCTACGACCGAGATGAAATCAACATGATCTTCAACTTTGAACACGTCGATATTGACCATGCTCCATACGGCAACAAGTTCAAGCCCGGGAGCTGGAAACTTACTGATCTTAAGGAGTTCTTTGAGCGCTGGCAGGTTTTCATGTACAACAACGGCGGCTGGAACGCTCTGTACTGGGAAAACCACGACCAGCCTCGATCGATTGACCGCTATGTCAACCCACCTCAGGCTCTCCGACAGACGGCCGGGAAGATGTTGGCTACGGTTCTGGCTTTGCATTCGGGCTCTCCGTTCGTCTACCAGGGCCAGGAGATAGGAATGGGCAATGTCCCAGTAGAGTGGGGAATGGAGGAGTATAAAGATATCGATTGTTTGAACCACTGGAAGGG ACTCCTGGAAACCAAGAAATTCGATACCGAAGCACAAACGATTGCTAGACAAGAATACCAGAAGAAATCTCGCGACAATGGCCGCACACCCGTGCAGTGGTCTGCAGCCCCCAACGGCGGATTCACTGGAGCAAATGTGAAGCCTTGGATGTCCGTCAACCCAGAGTATAGCCAGGTCAACGCAGAGGATCAAGTGAAGGACCCCGAGTCCCTGTACCACTACTGGAACTCGGTCTTGACGCTCCGAAAGAAGTACCTTGATATCTTCGTATACGGAAACTATGAACTTGTCGACCGCGATAGCCAAGAGATTTACGCCTACACTCGGGCATACGACACCTCCAAGgctttggtgttggcgaaCTGGACAGACCACGATCTGTCGTGGAATTCTGCAGCACAAAAGATAGATAAGGTTAAGGAAGTATTGCTGGATAGTTATGAGTCTGCGAGCGCAGCTCAGGGAAGGTTCTCCGGTGCTCAATGGACACTCCGGCCGTACGAGGCAGTTGTGATTCTGCTAGAATAG
- the MOCS2 gene encoding molybdopterin synthase catalytic subunit (COG:H;~EggNog:ENOG410PMW6;~InterPro:IPR036563,IPR028888,IPR003448;~PFAM:PF02391;~go_component: GO:0005829 - cytosol [Evidence IEA];~go_component: GO:0019008 - molybdopterin synthase complex [Evidence IEA];~go_function: GO:0030366 - molybdopterin synthase activity [Evidence IEA];~go_process: GO:0006777 - Mo-molybdopterin cofactor biosynthetic process [Evidence IEA]) — MSSTSQPKDTTETESLPPHLDPQTYPRTLTTAHGPNQSPIHLELTYTPLSPTTALSTISSPSNGANVLFLGTTRDTFEDRPVAQLSYTSYPALALKSLNRIATDAVGEFGLGAVYIAHRLGVVPVGEASIIVAVGAGHRGETWRGAEKVLEVVKERVEIWKREEFVDGGMEWRENRERDSSGRKKGEAT; from the coding sequence ATGTCTTCAACATCGCAACCCAAAGATACGACGGAGACTGAATCACTTCCTCCACACCTCGACCCCCAAACCTACCCACGAACCCTCACAACAGCCCACGGCCCCAATCAATCGCCCATCCACCTCGAACTCACCTACACCCCGCTCTCCCCCACCACGGCCCTAAGCAcaatctcctcgccctcaaACGGCGCAAATGTCCTCTTTCTCGGCACAACGCGGGACACATTCGAAGACCGCCCCGTCGCGCAGCTCTCATACACAAGCTACCCAGCGCTCGCGCTGAAATCGCTGAACCGGATCGCGACGGACGCGGTGGGCGAGTTCGGCCTTGGCGCTGTTTATATTGCACATCGGCTGGGCGTTGTTCCTGTGGGTGAGGCGAGTATTATTGTTGCGGTTGGGGCGGGGCACCGTGGGGAGACGTGGAGGGGGGCTGAGAAGGTCCTTGAGGTTGTGAAGGAGCGGGTGGAGAtttggaagagggaggagtttGTGGATGGGGGGATGGAGTGGAGGGAGAATAGGGAGAGAGATTCTagtgggaggaagaagggggaaGCTACATAG